CGGGCATGGCGAGGGCGGCCGCGAGCGATCCGTCCACGGACATGCAGAAGATCGAATCGGTGGCGTTGTCCAGGAAGGTGAATCCCCCGTCGGGGTGGATAAACCAATCATAGCCCCTCGCGTTCGCCGCGGCGACCGGCACGACGTCGACCGTGTTTCCCTGGTGATCGATCTCGGTGATCGAGGCATGGTCTTTGAGAAAGATCCTCGTGCCGAGCACCTCCACGAACGCGCGCGATTCACTCAACACGAAACCGTTCCCGCTGAAGTCGAGCGCCGTGATTCCATCGTTGGTTCGTGTCAGAAAGGTTCCGGCGACCACCTCGACCGCGACGGTGTCCGCGTCGCTTTCACCCTCTCCGTCCGAAACGGTCACCCAGAGATCCACGGTCCCCTCTACGCCCGGCGCGATCCAGTCGGCTTCATTCCCGGTGTTCGTCGAATCCGCGTACGTCCCCGCCGCGGCTCCCCATGCATAGGTCAGGGAGTCGCCGTCCGGGTCCACGGCCACGCAGGCGAGCGCCGCGCCCTCGCCGGGGCGGAGGATCGGCGGGTTCACCACGAACGCCGCGATCGCGGGGGCGTCGTTTTCCGCTCCACCGTTTCCTTCCGGCGAGCCGGGATCGTCGCCGCCGCATCCGACCGTGAAAAGAAACGGAAGCAGAACAAGAACCGCGCAACACGCATGGACCGGGATACGCATGAGTCACTCCTCGCCAAGGTTCGTTGGAATACCGAGGGCGGTCGAGCGGCAACCGCCGACCCGAAGATATGCGGAGCGGGGGGGGCGAATCAATGGCGGAGGCGAGGCGGCCCGACGGGAGAGACCGCTTCCCCGGATCGGATCTGCGGTTTTCGTCGCATCCGTTATTTTCCCGCGACTTTTCGGCTCCGCGGCGGGTCTTTCCCTCGACCGTTCCCCCGAAGATTTTCCGCGCGGGCGAAGCGCGCGGGCGCCGTCACGAGGAGTCTTTCATGCGCAGCACCGGAGTCGCCGTCGCTCTCTTCCTCGCACTCGCCTTTTTCGGAGCCGCGGACGCGCGGGCGTTCGCTTCGCCCGGCGCGCCGCCCGACGCATCGAAGCGGTGGCCCACGCCGCCCCCCGGCTCTTACGAGGTCCTATCCGAAGACGGCGCGGCGCGCATTCCCTTCACGATTTTCCGGGGCGACATCCTGATGGACGCCGAAATCGGCGGGCGAAAACTCCGTTTGATGCTCGACAACGGCGTCCTCTGGGATCAGCTGCTTCTTTTCGGCAGCCCGCGCATCGATTCCCTGGAGCTCGCTTACGGCGACACCATCCTCGTGGGCGGCGCGGGCGACGGAGACCCGGTGGTCTCGCTCATGGCGCGGGACGTGGCGGTCCGATTCGCCGGCGTCGAGTTCGCGGGGCAGGAGGCGATCGTCACCCCCTACGCATCGGGCCTGACCGATCTCTGGGAAGGAGCGGACGGACAGGTGAGCGCCGCGTTCTTCAAACATTTCGTCGTGGACATCGATTTCGACGCGATGACGATCACTCTGATCCCTCCCGACGATTTCGAATACCGAGGAGGAGGAGGGGCGATTCCCATGCGGCCGATGCCGAACGGCTCCTACACGCTACCGGCGACGCTGCGCTATCAGGGCGGTGCGCTTCATCCCGGCGAACTCAGCATCGATCTCGGCGGCTCCCACGCCTTGCAGCTCCCCTCCCCGTCTCCCCGGACCGCGCCCCTTCCCGAAAACACGCTCGCCGTCTCGCTCGGTTTCGGCGTGCAGGGAGAGGTGCGCGGACGGCTCGGCCGGATCGCCGGCGTTCGGATCGGTCCTTACGAGGTCGCCGGCGTGCTGGCCGGCTTCCGCGATCCGCCCGCCTTGGACGGCGAAGATCGGGAGGCATACATCGGCTTCGAACTCCTCTCCCGTTTCAATCTGGTGTTCGACTACGCGCGGGAGCGCCTCTTTATCGAGCCGAACGGTCGCTTCGCCGAACCGTTCGAACACGACATGTCCGGCATGGGGCTCGGAAGGGCGGAGGACGGGACGTGGGCGGTCGCCTCGGTGCGTCCGGGAACGCCGGCGGAGGAGGCGGGGCTGCGCGCGGGAGATCGGATCCTGCGGATCGACGGGAAATCCGCGGACGGATTCGGGAGGGACGACCTCCGGCCGCTTTTCCGGAGGGCGGGCGCCGCTCTCCGCCTCCGCCTCTCCCGCGACGGAACCGAGAGAGAGATCGTGATCGTCCTCCGGCTCCGTCGTTTGATCTGAGCGGCGGCCGCGCCTCTCTTCGTCCCCCTTCTCGGCCCGCTCGATCAGCCGGCGGAATCCCCCAGCTCGCCCGGTACTCGGCGGGCCTTGATGCCGAGGGCTTTCTCGATCTGCTGTTCGATGCAGATCGCCTGTTCGCTCGTTTCCAGGCCGCCGACCAGTTTCCGGTTCCGGTCCGCGCGGGTTATGGCGCGCACCTCGTAAACCACCGGTTTCCCCTGCCGGTGTGAGTAGACCTTCTCCTTCGAATACAGTTGCGCGATCTCCGACGATTTCAGCGTTTTGTTGCCCAGCCAGGGAATCGGCGCGTGGCGAACGACGATCTCTCCGCCCCCCACCTTCACGAAGGTCCGGTTCAGCCAGCCGGCGATCACCCGATAAGTCAGGCCGACCCCCACCGCCACATGGAGCAGGGGGAACCACTTCATCGCCGTGGCATCGGTCGTCAGCGCGTGCCGGTACCAGAAGACCAAAAAACCGTCCCAGACAATCACGAAAGCGGTCAGGAAGAGAAGGGACGGGCTGAACCAACTCCGTACGATCACGAGCCGCGCCCCGTCGTGCCGGATCGACATCCCTTTCGGTATCCCGATCCCCAGCTCTCTTCCGGACATGGTCTGCCTCCTCTCGTCGGGTTGCCCGCCCCGAATCAAGCGGTCGCGGCGCCGAACGTCTCCGCCGAATCTCGGGAACGATCAGTCGCGCAGATGCTTCTCCGCGAGCGCGCGGTCGCGGAAAAGGGTGACGTCCAGCCCGGCGTTTCGGGAAACGGTCTCTACAAAATCGTGGGAGTGATCGTCGGGACGGACGAGAAGAGCGACCCGCGCTTTCTTGTCGACCCTTTCCGTCATCATGTCTTCATAGGCGAAAGAGTAGGTGTCCAGCTCCGTTTCGGTGTTCCGGCACTCCGTCATGTCCACCAGATAGCGATGAATGCCGAGATTCCTTCCCAGGGCGTGCGCTTCGACGTTCTGCCGCATCGCCACGGCTCGGTTGACCTCCCCGGTGGCTTTCAGCTCGATGTACGTTCGGTCCGGCGACGGAGTGATCGTGTGGGGCATGGCGGAACCTCCCGATCGATCGTGGATCGCCCCTCCCGGAAGCGGGCGCCGGGCCGGGGATGGATGCCGGTTATCATCAGTGTAAACGATTATCCGCCCGACGCCGAGCGGGATCGTGAAGCGCTCCGCGCGAGCGGCGGCCGGAGCGAATCGCCGAAATCCGATCGCCGTGACGGGCCCGCCGGGGCACCTCCCCGCGCGGACGGAAACGACCACGGGGAACGGGCGGACCCTCCGCCCCTCCTTGCCGCCACCGCCGTGATCGCGCTAGAATCACGGTTTGCGAAAACCGAGAACCGCCGAGCGGGGGAAGGGGGAACCGGCCGGCGCCGCGGCGACCGCCGAACCGCCCCCCAACTCGTGCTCTTCCAGGAGGATAGCCCCGTGGCTCAGAAAGTGACGCCCATGAGCAAGGACTACAGCCGGTGGTACACCGACGTGGTCCAAATGGCCGAACTCGCCGATCACGCCCCCGTCAAGGGGTGCATGGTGATCCGTCCCTACGGCTTCGCCCTGTGGGAGCATATGCGGGACGCGCTCGATCGGATGATCAAGGATACCGGTCACGTGAACGCCTATTTCCCGCTCCTCATCCCGGAAAGCTTTTTGAAAAAGGAAGCGGAACACGTCGAGGGCTTCGCGCCGGAATGCGCCGTGGTGACCCACGGCGGCGGCAAGAAACTGGAGGAGCCGCTCGTCATCCGGCCCACATCGGAAACGATCATCTACCACATGTACGCGAAATGGGTGATGAGCTACCGGGACCTTCCCGTCCTGATCAACCAGTGGGCGAACGTGGTCCGGTGGGAGCTGCGGCCGAGGCTCTTCCTCCGCACCCTCGAGTTTCTCTGGCAGGAGGGGCACACCGCCCACGCCACCGAAGAGGAGGCGAGGGAAGAGACGAGCAAGATGCTCGAGGTGTACCGCCGTTTCGCCGAGGACGTTCTCGCCGTGCCGGTCATCCCGGGCCTCAAGTCCGACGCGGAACGTTTCGCCGGCGCGCTCTACACCACCTGCATCGAGGGGATGATGCGGGACGGCAAGGCGCTCCAGTGCGGCACCAGCCACAACCTGGGGCAAAACTTCGCCCGCGCCTTCGACCTCGTTTTCCAGGACAAGGACGGCGCGCAGCGTCACGCCTGGAACACCAGCTGGGGCGTGTCCACGCGGCTCATCGGCGCGGTGATCATGGTGCACGGCGACGACAACGGTCTCATCCTGCCGCCGAGGATCGCCCCGCACCAGTCCGTGATCGTTCCGATTTACAGCGGCGACGCGGACCGCGAGACGGTGCTCGCCGCCGCCGAAAAGCTGCGCGCCTCGCTCGCCGGCGCCGGTGTGCGCGTCAAGGTGGACGATCGCGACCAGTACAAACCGGGCTGGAAGTTCGCCGAATGGGAGCAGAAGGGCGTCCCGCTCCGGATCGAGATCGGCCCCAAGGACGTGGCGAAGTCGCAGATGGTGCTCGTCCGCCGGGACACGCGGGAGAAGGAGTTCCTGCCCATGGAGGGGGCGGCCACGGTGATCCCGGAGCGGCTCGAGGCGTTGCAGAAAGCGCTTTTCGACCGCGCGCTGAAGTTCCGCGAGGAGCACACCCACATCGTCGATGATTATGAAGACCTCAAGCGTATCGTCGAGGAGGGAGGCTTCGCGCTCGCCCACTGGGACGGTACGCGCGAAACCGAGGCGCTCGTCAAGGAAGAGACCAAGGCGACCATTCGCTGCATTCCCTTCGATGGAGAGAAGGAGCCGGGCGCCTGCGTCCGCTCCGGAAAACCCTCGGCGCAGCGGGTGATCTGGGCGCGCGCCTATTGACGCCGGCGGCCCGGCGAAACCCGATCACGACAGAACGGAGAAACGCGATGAAAATCCCCGAGGACTTTCTCGAAATCCTCGCCTGCCCCGAAACAAAGGCGCCGGTGGTCCAGGATGGGGACTGGCTCGTCTCCACCGACGCCGCCACGCGTCGCCGTTACCCGATCCGCGACGAGATCCCGATCATGCTCGTCGAGGAGTCGGAGGTCATGGACGAGGCGGCGTGGCGCGAGGCGATGAAGCGCAACAACATCGACGCCGGCTAGAAACCGCCGGCGCGGAAGGCCGTCGCCGCGGACGGCGCCCCCTTCCCCGCCCCGGCGGCCGGAGACCGAACCATGGATTGGACCGTGCTGCTCACCGGAGTGATCGTCTTTTTCGCGAGGGTCGGCGACGTCTCTCTCGGGACGATCCGCACCATCAGCATCGTGCAGGGGAAGACGCGGGCCGCCTTCTTCCTCGGCTTCGTCGAGGTCTGTCTCTGGCTTTTCGTAGTCACCACCGTAGTGAACCAGGTGATGGAACAGCCGATCCTCGCCCTCTTCTACGCCCTCGGCTTCTCCACCGGGAACGTCGTCGGGATCAAACTGGAGCGGCGTCTGGCTTTCGGCCACACCGTGCTCCGCGTGATCACGCCGCACATGGGAAAAGAGATGGCCGCCGAGATTCGTGAGATCGGCTTTCCCGTCACCACCTTCACGGGAGAGGGGCGGTCCGGTCCAATCACGGAGCTGTATGTGGCCTGCCGGCGGCGCGACCTGCCCGTCATCCTGCCGGTCGTTCACCGCATCGATCCGGACGCGTTCTATCTGACCGAGCAGGCCGGCACGGTGAGCAAGATCCGCCGCCCCATTCTCACGCCGCGGACCGGCTGGCGGGGGATCGGCAAGCGGAAGTAGTCCCGGTCCCGCCCGCCGCTCCACCCGTTTCCCGCGCCGGCGATCGGCTTCCCGCTCGATTCGCTCTATATTGATAGGCGGAAGGAGGACGCCCGCCATGGCGATCCCCTGTCCGCGTTGCGGCAGGCAGTACGATTCGACGCTTTTCGCCTTCGACCGGACGGTGCGGTGTTCCTGCGGCGCCGTCGTCGATCGAAACGCGTCGATCGGCGCTCCGGACCCCGCGGAGAACGGCGACCAGATCGGATCGAGGAATCCCTCGTCGACAAAGAGGCAGACCGCTCCGTCCGAAACATCCCGAGGGGAGTAGGCGTCGTTGTCGCACCCTGTCGAGAAAAGAAGTGCGGCGACGGGGACGAGCAGAAGACGGAACACGGAGCCGGCGGGGATCGGTTTTATGTGACTAGTATACACGCAAATGGTACGGCTGGCTACGGGCGGGCGGTGTTCGCGTCCGGCGCGAATCCCGCGAGGAGCCGCTCCACCGCCGCCGGTATCTCCCGCGCCTCCCGGACGACGGCATCCGCGCCGTCGATCTCGCCGGGAGCCCCGAACCCGTAAGCCGAGCCGATAAAGAAGATGCCGTTGTCGCGGGCGGCGCGGAAATCGTCCCGGCGATCTCCGACCAGCACCGCCGGCCTCGCCGGGATCTCCCCCAGAACTTCCCGGGCCATTTCCGGCTTGCTCTCCTCCGGCCGCTCCCTGTGGCGGACCCGGTCGAACAATCCGGTGATCCCCCGACTCTCCAAAACCGTATCGATGTAAATTTTCGACCCGTTCGAGCAGATCGCCAGCCGGAACTCGCGACGGAAGCGCTCGAGCATCTCCCGTACCCCGGGATAGAGTTCTCCCGTTTCGGCGACCAGATCGAACTCGCGCCGGTCCATCTCCTCCAGAAAGAGGGTCATGTCCCGGCCGGGCGCCATGCCGCGGAACCAGTCGTGGAACTCGTGCACCGGACGGCCGAAGTAGCCGTTGATCGCATCGGCGCTCGGGCGCGGAAGGCCGTGACGGTCACAGGTTTCCCACACCGCCCGCGCCGTTCCCCGATCCCCCCGGAAAAGCGTGCCGTCCAGGTCGAAGATCAGAAGCCCGCGCGGTCGCGCCGGCGATTTCCTTTTATTGTCCAAGGATTTCCTCGATCGCCCGCTCCGCCAGGTCCGCGCGCCTGTCCACGGCGCGCCAGGACGCCCAGCGCTGCGGGTCCTCCGTGAAACCTCCCACGGGATGATCGTCGGGAAGCGCCGCGGCGACGAGCGCCGCATAGCGCCCCGGGTCGGGCGCCGGGCGCGTCCCCACCTCGCCGGCCGCCCCCGGCGGCGACGCGAAACGGGGATCGAGCGCCGCCGAGCGCGCGTGCAACCTGTCCGCCCGCCGCCCATGCTCTCGATAGGCCCGATAGTCCCCGTCCGACTGAAAATCGAGCAGCGCCAGCGCCGACTCGACCCTCCCCAAAAGGTCGAAGAGGATCGCGTCCTCCGTTCCCGGCGGGTCGGCAAGGGTCGACTCGGCCAGCGCCCGCCCCTCGAGAAGCGCCGCGCGCCCCGCCTCCCCCTCCACCGTCTCCCCTGTCCTCACGAGGGCGACCGAACGCAGGATCCGCCGAGCCCTTTCCGCTCTTTCATCCTCCGCCGTTTCGAGCGTCGCCAATTCCCGCGCCGCCCTCTCGAAATCGCCCGACTCGAAACAGGTCAGCGCCAGGCGCGCGTGTACCGCTCCCTCCACCTCCGGCGGCAATTCCCTCTCCAGAAAAGACGCGTAGCGCGCGAGCGCCGCCCTGGCGTCACCACGCGCGCGGAGCAGGTCCGCCTCGACGATTTCCAGATCCAAGCGGCCCGGACCGAGACGGAGCGCCTCGGCGAGCGCCTCCGCCGCCTCCGCCGTCAGCCTGTCCCGCAGGTACGCCCACGCGGCGACCCCGTGCGCGGCGGCGCGGAGAGGCTCCACCCCTACGCGCGCCGCGCGGTATTCCCGAACCAAACGCTCCCTCTCGCCATTCCTGTCGAGGAGAAGCAGCGTGTTCTCGAGCCCGAAGGGATCCTCCGGAAACAGGGCGCGGAAACGGGCGAGCGCCCCCCGCGCTTCCTCCAGTCGCCCCGCCAGAAGGAGCGCCAGCGCCCAGGTTTGTTCCTTTTCCGTCACGCCGGGGCGTTCCTCGAGCGAGGCCGCCGCCGCCGCGAGCGCCGTCTCCACATCCCCGGCGAGAACCGCTTCGCGGAAAAGCAGATCGAGAACCCCCGGCAGGCCGGGGAGCGCGAGCGCCGTCTCCCGGATCCGCTCGACCCGCGTCGCCCCTTCGTCCGCGCCGGCGCTCCCGTCGAGAAAACGGGCGGCCCGCCAGGCCGATCTCGCCCGCGCCGTGTCCCCCGCCGACTCGCCGAAAACGAGCAGATCATCGAGCGCGAAGGCGGCCCCCGGTTCCGCGCGCACGCCGAAGCCCCTCAAACCGTCCGGCATCGCGACACGCATCACCGGCCGTCCGTTCAGGTGAATATCCGCCTCCCCGTTCTCCAGGCGCGCGGCGAGGCGGTTCCAACCGTGGCGCAGGTCGACGATCAGCCCGGAGAGGGAACGAACCGGACGGTCCGTCCCGCCGCTTCTTTCCAGGAGGAACACCTCTCCGGACGGCATCACCCGGAAGATGAGCCCGCGGAAGTCGTCTCCCTCGGCGCGGGCTCCCAGAAGAAAATCGGCCGGTCCCGGTCCGTCGATCGCGAAGAGCGTCTCGATCCTCTCCGCGCCTCGGGGCGGTGAGGCGAGCAGGTCGAAGAGGGGCGCCCGGTTCGGGGTGGTGATCGTCAACGCGCCGCGAAGAACCGGGAACGCCCCGCGCGCCCAAAGACCCCGATCGGAGCCGAATCCGTCAAAGAGGAGCGCCCGGACGGACGGGGCGCGGGGGGATTGGGAGCGAGCCGCCCCGGTCGTGTGAAGGGCGATGTTATCGAAAACGAATGCGGACCCGGGACCGGCGGCGAGTCCGATCGCGCTCCATGTGGAGTCGGGGAGGGGGGCGGCGAGCGCCTCTTCGCCGGCGATGACGACCGTGATCCGTCCCTTCTCGATCCGCACCGCCGCGCGGTTCCATCCGGAGAGGAAAAGCCCCGGCGGAGAGACCGGGCCGGCTAAAATCTCCGTCCCGGCCGCCCCGAAACGCTCGACACGAACCATCATTCCGCCGGAAAAGAGGACACGGACACCCCCGTTTTCCACAGTCCCCGCACCGAGAAGAAACGCCCAGCCCGATTCGGGCGGCCCCGCGCGCCGCGCCCCCTCCCACTCCACCACCGTCACGCGGGACAACTCCCCGCAAGGTATCCACGCCGCCGCCCACTCCCCCTCCGGTGCCACGATCCGAAGCTCCCCCCCAAGCGCCTCACCGGCGCCGCGCCAGAGCGTGCGTATCCCATCGAAGGAATCGAAGCACTCCAGGGCGGTCCCGGCGAGCAGGTCCGCCCGCGAATAGATAGTGCGCGCCCCCATCGACGGACCGGCCGCCATCAGGAATGCAATCCCGGCGAAGAACAAGGCTTTCACGAGGCCTCCTGCGCGGAACATCCGCCCCCCTTTCCGGAAGTGCAATACTACCGGAAAAAACCCCGCCGCGAAACGCGTCTCAACCTCCCCGGATCGGGTCGAGTCTCTGTAAATCACGGGAACATCTAAGGATCGGGATGCCCGGCCTTTGTGGATAAGGGGTTAAGTCGCTTCGAGGGGGCCAATAT
This region of Candidatus Eisenbacteria bacterium genomic DNA includes:
- a CDS encoding PDZ domain-containing protein, which codes for MRSTGVAVALFLALAFFGAADARAFASPGAPPDASKRWPTPPPGSYEVLSEDGAARIPFTIFRGDILMDAEIGGRKLRLMLDNGVLWDQLLLFGSPRIDSLELAYGDTILVGGAGDGDPVVSLMARDVAVRFAGVEFAGQEAIVTPYASGLTDLWEGADGQVSAAFFKHFVVDIDFDAMTITLIPPDDFEYRGGGGAIPMRPMPNGSYTLPATLRYQGGALHPGELSIDLGGSHALQLPSPSPRTAPLPENTLAVSLGFGVQGEVRGRLGRIAGVRIGPYEVAGVLAGFRDPPALDGEDREAYIGFELLSRFNLVFDYARERLFIEPNGRFAEPFEHDMSGMGLGRAEDGTWAVASVRPGTPAEEAGLRAGDRILRIDGKSADGFGRDDLRPLFRRAGAALRLRLSRDGTEREIVIVLRLRRLI
- a CDS encoding proline--tRNA ligase; the protein is MAQKVTPMSKDYSRWYTDVVQMAELADHAPVKGCMVIRPYGFALWEHMRDALDRMIKDTGHVNAYFPLLIPESFLKKEAEHVEGFAPECAVVTHGGGKKLEEPLVIRPTSETIIYHMYAKWVMSYRDLPVLINQWANVVRWELRPRLFLRTLEFLWQEGHTAHATEEEAREETSKMLEVYRRFAEDVLAVPVIPGLKSDAERFAGALYTTCIEGMMRDGKALQCGTSHNLGQNFARAFDLVFQDKDGAQRHAWNTSWGVSTRLIGAVIMVHGDDNGLILPPRIAPHQSVIVPIYSGDADRETVLAAAEKLRASLAGAGVRVKVDDRDQYKPGWKFAEWEQKGVPLRIEIGPKDVAKSQMVLVRRDTREKEFLPMEGAATVIPERLEALQKALFDRALKFREEHTHIVDDYEDLKRIVEEGGFALAHWDGTRETEALVKEETKATIRCIPFDGEKEPGACVRSGKPSAQRVIWARAY
- a CDS encoding DUF2179 domain-containing protein — encoded protein: MDWTVLLTGVIVFFARVGDVSLGTIRTISIVQGKTRAAFFLGFVEVCLWLFVVTTVVNQVMEQPILALFYALGFSTGNVVGIKLERRLAFGHTVLRVITPHMGKEMAAEIREIGFPVTTFTGEGRSGPITELYVACRRRDLPVILPVVHRIDPDAFYLTEQAGTVSKIRRPILTPRTGWRGIGKRK
- a CDS encoding HAD family hydrolase, with the protein product MDNKRKSPARPRGLLIFDLDGTLFRGDRGTARAVWETCDRHGLPRPSADAINGYFGRPVHEFHDWFRGMAPGRDMTLFLEEMDRREFDLVAETGELYPGVREMLERFRREFRLAICSNGSKIYIDTVLESRGITGLFDRVRHRERPEESKPEMAREVLGEIPARPAVLVGDRRDDFRAARDNGIFFIGSAYGFGAPGEIDGADAVVREAREIPAAVERLLAGFAPDANTARP